GCCTGCAATGCACAACCAACCTGGCCAAACTCAATAAAATCGAATTCGAGGAAGGATGGCATTTCATCCGTGTAATGCCTTGGACGGCCGATGGCGATCCGATTCCGCTCGAAGCGGATTCCGCCTCCGAGGGAGCTAAACGCTCTTATGAGAGCGAACCTTTCTACGTCCTGCCCGGTGGCAACATTGAGGAAGAACCGCCGCAACGCGCCATCCCCATTGAGCAGAGCTTGGAGCATGCACGTTTCCGGCTGCAACTGACTGCCCTGGGCGATGAACGTGATCCCGATGATATCGCTATCAGTGGTGTCGCCTGGGCCGAGGGCGGTCGCTCCAAGAAGACCTCCCGCCAGGAAACCCTGCACGCAAAATTCGGTCGTGAGGGAGCTGTTCAGATCCCGCTGTCGCGTATGCTCAAAACCATCGAGCAGCGCATCTTGGCGGAGCCCAAGCACCCGTCGGGCTGGCGAATGCAGATCAACCTGGATACCGCCGAGCCGCCCTCCGAGGTCGGACTCACGCTGCCATCTTCCGCCGCGATGGCTTCCTTCCTGGCTGCTCGCGAAGAGTTTTTTGCAGCGGTGCGCAAAGACACTGCCGAGCTGATCATGCAGGGGCTGTCGTTCCGGGACTCGGAAAAGGAATGCCTCGCATATGCTGAAAGCTACCTTGACCTGGTCAGGAACCTCATCCGTCAGGCCGAGACGACTTCCGGTGCCGAGCGTCAGCAGCACCTGCAAGCGCTCAGAAACGTGCTGGCCGTAGATTCCATTCATGTCATCTTGACCGACTTCCGTGGAAGGCATCGCGAGGCTGTGTTGGTCTCACCAACCCATCCGCTCCGCGCCTTATGGCTGAGCAGTTGGGTCACCCTGGGCAAGGATTGGATCGAGAAGATCAAGTCTGGAGGGAAAGATCACATTCCTCATGTCCGTTCCGCGCTGTTGGATGGCCTTGTGCCCTCTGCCTATCCGGTCGGTATTCCCGTAGAGGATGGCCGCATCTTCACTCCGGTGGACAACCTGAATGCGTTTTGGGCGCTCTACGCACCGACCGCCGAGGAGAATTCCCGTGGCCTGATGGCGGAGATCTGTTCTGCCCTCGGACTGGCCGAGCCCTCTGCGGCGGGAACCGATATTTCCGGAAAGGTCATTGCGGACAAGATCGAGCGCTATCTCTCCCAGCATCCGTATGTGCGAGAGCTATCCCTGAATATCTTCAACCCCGGGGCCGGTTCGGTGGTAGCGGAGGCCCTGATATCGCTCCAGCAAAAGCGTGAGCACGCCGATTTGCGCTATGACATCCGGCTCTTTACCTCGGATCCTGACTCGCCGGTTTTGGGTGAGGCACTTGAATCCATGGTCCGTCCTGGAGCCACGGTAAATGAAGCCGCCGACGCGTTTGCGACTTCAACTGGCAGCCATCTGTTCTCGAAGCTCAACTTGGCCAAGCACGCGCTGAATGAGTTCCATGCAAACTCCAAGGAGTTTCCTGCACACATCAGCGTTCTTCTGGATGTGTTTCCCGCCGAGGAGCTTTCCATCGCCGAAAAACCGATGGGAGTGACGCCATTGCACGGGTTGATACAGGACTTCGACACTGAATTCGTCGATGACGATTCGGGCACATTCTGGAATAAGCGGCCGATTGTCGGGCGCTCCCTCGGCGCGGACAACCACGCTGCTTGTTTCGATTTGCTGTCGTCGCTGAGCCGTCACCTCTGTTTTGCCACCTCAGCGGTTGCTGCTTCTGGCGCCAGTTTCAAGGCCGTACCCGTCGTGACCCTTGGCCTCGAGGTGGCCCAACGAGAGCTGATCTACGAGGTTCACCAGATCAGTGATTGGGTGTTCACCATCGACCGAAATATGGGGATTGAGTTTTTCGACCATGGCGGCCGGAAGAACAGACCAGACTATTTGATTGACTATGTGCCAGGAGCCAGCTCCCAGGCGACACATAACCTGATCATCTCCTCGCGCTCGAACGATGAGCTGGAGGCCATGCTGAAGCCGGTGCTGCTTGAGCATGGGTTGTCCGCCGACGGCGAGCAGTCGGTTCAGATCCTGGCAAACCTGCGGTCGCTTTCAGGTCAGCTTGCCCTGAAATTGATTTCCGCACGCCCGCAACAAGCAGAGGCTCTTGGCTTGGCCCTGGCACGGCTCTATCTCGAGTATCAGGGCGCGTTGAGCAATCAGGTCATTGTGCCGCTGGACACACACACGGACCTCTACCGCTCAAGCGGTGACTCAGACGACATCAACGATGCCATCAGCCTGCAACGCACCGACTTAGGTTTGTTCGACCTGGATTTAAACACTAGGACGATCACTTGCAATCTGGTCGAGGTGAAATGTTATTCGCAGGTCGGCGACTTCGCGGCCTTCAACCAACTGAAGGAGCGGATCTCCGCCCAGATCAATCAGAGCGAGCGCATCCTCCAGCGCCACTTTGATCCGGCCCTGAAAAAGCCGGACCGGCCGGATAGGTTGCTAAAGAGCCGGGAGTTGGCTCAGATCCTTCGGTTCTACCTGGAACGCTCACTGCGTTACGGAATCTTTGATGTGACTGCGGGGCAGGAAGCGCGAGGCCTACTTGAATCCATCGAACAGGGCTACTCGCTTCAATTCAGACGCTGCGCCCTGATCTTCGATTTTGAAAAGGCCGGAACCGAAGCCCCGGACAACGAGGTGGGCATCGAATTCCACCGCATCGGCAAGGATCTCATTCACGCCTTGCTGGAGAGCTGCCGCAAGCCTGTGTCCGTCGAGATTGAGGAAGAACCGACCGCACACCTTCTGAGCGAGCAGTTTATACTAAACGTGCCGAAACTTGAGACTGCGGTTTTTGTCGCACCCAAAAGAGAACGCTCGATATCCTGGATCGTAGACAACATATGGAGCGCTGACTCCGCTGAACCAATCACACCACCACCTTACCAAATTGACGAAGAGGAATATGCATCTATTCCAAAAGTTGCGCAGGAACAGGAGCATTCTTTAAGCGTTAGTTCTCAACCGACCATCGCCCCTGAACTGGCAAACGAAGCTGAAGGATCTGTTATCGTTTCCGGGTCTGAACTATCCGAGCAATCCGCATTTGAGCCGTCGCCTCAAGTCAGCTATGACATCATTCTGGGTGTAAACGGTTATTCCATCCAATACGGTTTACTCGGAGACATCTCTGGAAGAAAGGTTGCACTGGATCTTAACCACACTCATACCATCAGCCTATTTGGAGTGCAGGGAGGTGGCAAGAGCTACACCCTTGGAACCGTCATTGAAATGGCCTCTATGCCGCTTCAGCACATCAATGTACTGCCAAGCCCGCTCGCCACGGTCATTTTTCATTACAGCCCGACGCAGGAATATGCGCCGGAGTTTACTTCGATGATCAATGCCAACTCGGTGGATGAAGAGATCCGCATCCTTCGAGAGCGTTACAAGGCCAACCCGGAGGCCATGAAGGATGTGCTGATTCTTACCCCGGCAAACAAGGCGGATGATCGCCGGGCCGAGTACCCGGATATCGAGGTTAAGCCGATTGCATTTTCTGCCTCCGAACTCAAGGCGGCGCACTGGAAATTCCTGATGGGAGCGATTGGCAGCCAGAGCATGTATATGCGGCAAATCAATCTCATTATGAGGGGGCTGCGGGATAACCTGACTTTGGATGCCCTGCGAGCAGGCATCGATAACTCTGGTCTGTCCGATCACCTGAAAGAGCTGGCCCAAACGCGTCTACTGTTCGCCAGCGAATATATCGATGATAACCAGCGTCTCCAGGATCTGATTCGCCCGGGCCGCTTGATCATCGTGGATCTGCGAGATGAATACATCGAAAAGGACGAGGCCCTCGGTCTGTTCGTGGTAATGCTGCAGATTTTCTCGGAAGCAACCCATCAGGGAAGCGCCTTCAATAAGCTGGTGGTTTTCGATGAAGCCCACAAGTACATCGAGAACGATGACCTGGTTTCCGGCCTGGTAGAGGTTGTCCGTGAGATGCGACACAAGGGAACCAGCATCATGGTCGCCTCTCAGGACCCGCCATCGGTCCCGGTCTCGCTGATCGAGCTGTCTTCACAGATCATCATGCACAAATTCAACTCGCCCGCCTGGCTGAAACACATCCAGAAGGCGAATACCGCCCTCAGCGAGCTGACCTCCGACAAAATGAGCCATCTCGGTACCGGCGAAGCCTATGTGTGGTCGAGTAAGGCCTCGGACGACTCCTTCACCCGGGGCGCGGTGAAGATCAAGTGCCGTCCTCGCATCACGCAGCATGGTGGCCGCACCAAAACGGCCGTGGGTCGATAGCTTCTGATTCGTACCAGGGTGCTATCCAAATGTTTCTAATATTTACGCTGCAGACGTTAAAGAGTAAGTGGTTGTTGCAAAATACCCTAAAATGCAAATTCGCATAAGTCTTTTATGAGTACCGAGGGTGGGAATCGAACCCACACGTCCCTTGCGGGACCCAGGATTTTAAGTCCTGTGCGTCTGCCAGTTCCGCCACCCCGGCACATTGGGATGAGTGCAGTTTAGCTTGTCGCGGGGGGATTGTCATTACGGAAGCTTTGG
The window above is part of the Acidobacteriota bacterium genome. Proteins encoded here:
- a CDS encoding ATP-binding protein → LQCTTNLAKLNKIEFEEGWHFIRVMPWTADGDPIPLEADSASEGAKRSYESEPFYVLPGGNIEEEPPQRAIPIEQSLEHARFRLQLTALGDERDPDDIAISGVAWAEGGRSKKTSRQETLHAKFGREGAVQIPLSRMLKTIEQRILAEPKHPSGWRMQINLDTAEPPSEVGLTLPSSAAMASFLAAREEFFAAVRKDTAELIMQGLSFRDSEKECLAYAESYLDLVRNLIRQAETTSGAERQQHLQALRNVLAVDSIHVILTDFRGRHREAVLVSPTHPLRALWLSSWVTLGKDWIEKIKSGGKDHIPHVRSALLDGLVPSAYPVGIPVEDGRIFTPVDNLNAFWALYAPTAEENSRGLMAEICSALGLAEPSAAGTDISGKVIADKIERYLSQHPYVRELSLNIFNPGAGSVVAEALISLQQKREHADLRYDIRLFTSDPDSPVLGEALESMVRPGATVNEAADAFATSTGSHLFSKLNLAKHALNEFHANSKEFPAHISVLLDVFPAEELSIAEKPMGVTPLHGLIQDFDTEFVDDDSGTFWNKRPIVGRSLGADNHAACFDLLSSLSRHLCFATSAVAASGASFKAVPVVTLGLEVAQRELIYEVHQISDWVFTIDRNMGIEFFDHGGRKNRPDYLIDYVPGASSQATHNLIISSRSNDELEAMLKPVLLEHGLSADGEQSVQILANLRSLSGQLALKLISARPQQAEALGLALARLYLEYQGALSNQVIVPLDTHTDLYRSSGDSDDINDAISLQRTDLGLFDLDLNTRTITCNLVEVKCYSQVGDFAAFNQLKERISAQINQSERILQRHFDPALKKPDRPDRLLKSRELAQILRFYLERSLRYGIFDVTAGQEARGLLESIEQGYSLQFRRCALIFDFEKAGTEAPDNEVGIEFHRIGKDLIHALLESCRKPVSVEIEEEPTAHLLSEQFILNVPKLETAVFVAPKRERSISWIVDNIWSADSAEPITPPPYQIDEEEYASIPKVAQEQEHSLSVSSQPTIAPELANEAEGSVIVSGSELSEQSAFEPSPQVSYDIILGVNGYSIQYGLLGDISGRKVALDLNHTHTISLFGVQGGGKSYTLGTVIEMASMPLQHINVLPSPLATVIFHYSPTQEYAPEFTSMINANSVDEEIRILRERYKANPEAMKDVLILTPANKADDRRAEYPDIEVKPIAFSASELKAAHWKFLMGAIGSQSMYMRQINLIMRGLRDNLTLDALRAGIDNSGLSDHLKELAQTRLLFASEYIDDNQRLQDLIRPGRLIIVDLRDEYIEKDEALGLFVVMLQIFSEATHQGSAFNKLVVFDEAHKYIENDDLVSGLVEVVREMRHKGTSIMVASQDPPSVPVSLIELSSQIIMHKFNSPAWLKHIQKANTALSELTSDKMSHLGTGEAYVWSSKASDDSFTRGAVKIKCRPRITQHGGRTKTAVGR